The following proteins come from a genomic window of Corynebacterium crudilactis:
- the hisG gene encoding ATP phosphoribosyltransferase, which yields MLKIAVPNKGSLSERAMEILAEAGYAGRGDSKSLNVLDEANNVEFFFLRPKDIAIYVAGGQLDLGITGRDLARDSQADVHEVLSLGFGSSTFRYAGPADEEWSIEKLDGKRIATSYPNLVRDDLAARGLSAEVLRLDGAVEVSIKLGVADAIADVVSTGRTLRQQGLAPFGEVLCTSEAVIVGRKDEKVTPEQQILLRRIQGILHAQNFLMLDYNVDRDNLEAATEVTPGLSGPTVSPLARDNWVAVRAMVPRRSANSIMDKLAGIGAEAILASEIRIARI from the coding sequence ATGTTGAAAATCGCAGTTCCAAATAAAGGCTCACTTTCTGAGCGCGCTATGGAAATCCTCGCTGAAGCTGGTTACGCTGGCCGCGGTGACTCCAAGTCTCTTAACGTTTTGGATGAAGCAAACAACGTTGAATTTTTCTTTCTTCGTCCTAAAGACATCGCCATCTACGTAGCTGGTGGACAGCTTGATTTGGGTATCACCGGCCGCGATTTGGCTCGTGACTCCCAAGCTGATGTCCATGAAGTACTTTCCCTCGGCTTTGGTTCCTCTACCTTCCGTTATGCTGGTCCAGCTGATGAGGAGTGGAGCATTGAAAAGCTCGATGGTAAGCGCATTGCAACCTCTTATCCAAACCTTGTGCGCGATGATCTCGCTGCACGTGGCCTTTCCGCTGAGGTGCTTCGCCTCGATGGCGCAGTAGAGGTATCCATCAAGCTTGGCGTTGCAGACGCTATCGCTGACGTTGTCTCCACTGGTCGCACTTTGCGCCAGCAGGGGCTTGCTCCATTCGGTGAAGTACTTTGCACCTCTGAAGCTGTCATCGTTGGCCGCAAGGATGAGAAGGTCACTCCAGAACAGCAAATCCTTTTGCGTCGTATCCAGGGTATTTTGCATGCTCAGAACTTCCTCATGCTTGATTACAATGTTGATCGCGATAACTTGGAGGCTGCTACTGAAGTCACCCCAGGTCTATCTGGTCCTACTGTGTCACCACTTGCTCGTGATAACTGGGTTGCAGTGCGCGCCATGGTTCCACGTCGCTCTGCAAACTCCATCATGGATAAGCTCGCTGGCATTGGTGCAGAAGCTATTTTGGCTTCTGAAATCCGCATCGCACGCATTTAG
- a CDS encoding phosphoribosyl-ATP diphosphatase, translated as MYRVKTFDSLYEELLNRAQTRPEGSGTVDALDKGIHHLGKKVIEEAGEVWIAAEYETDEELAGEISQLIYWTQVIMVARGLKPEDIYKNL; from the coding sequence ATGTACCGAGTGAAGACATTTGACTCGCTGTATGAAGAACTTCTTAACCGTGCTCAGACCCGCCCTGAAGGATCTGGAACCGTGGACGCCCTAGACAAGGGCATCCATCATCTGGGCAAGAAGGTCATCGAAGAAGCCGGAGAGGTCTGGATCGCAGCCGAGTATGAAACCGATGAAGAGCTAGCTGGAGAAATCTCCCAGCTCATTTATTGGACTCAAGTCATCATGGTTGCTCGTGGCCTGAAGCCTGAAGATATCTACAAGAACCTGTAG
- a CDS encoding HAD family hydrolase codes for MIKAIFWDMDGTMVDSEPQWGIATYELSEAMGRRLTPELRELTVGSSLPRTMRLCAEHAGITLSDADYARYRAGMFARVHELFDESLVPNPGVTELLTELKALNIPMLVTTNTERDLATRSVAAVGNEFFIGSIAGDEVPSPKPAPDMYLEAARRVGLDPSECLVFEDSYNGMVGAVTAGCRVIGLHPEEVEAPEGVVSLRSLHGANTFDGVSAEMVTRWYEEIAPAGIVK; via the coding sequence ATGATTAAGGCAATTTTCTGGGACATGGACGGCACAATGGTGGATTCTGAGCCGCAGTGGGGCATTGCTACCTACGAGCTCAGTGAAGCCATGGGACGCCGTCTCACCCCGGAGCTCCGGGAGCTCACCGTTGGTTCGAGCCTGCCGCGCACGATGCGTCTATGCGCAGAGCACGCAGGTATTACATTGAGCGACGCGGATTATGCGCGCTACCGGGCAGGCATGTTTGCCCGGGTTCATGAGCTTTTCGACGAATCCCTCGTGCCGAATCCAGGCGTAACGGAACTGCTCACAGAACTTAAAGCACTAAATATCCCAATGCTGGTTACCACGAACACTGAGCGTGATCTTGCTACCCGTTCTGTTGCAGCAGTGGGTAATGAATTCTTTATTGGCTCAATCGCAGGAGATGAAGTTCCTTCTCCTAAGCCTGCTCCGGATATGTACCTTGAAGCCGCACGTCGCGTAGGCCTTGATCCATCTGAATGTCTTGTTTTTGAAGATTCCTACAACGGCATGGTCGGCGCAGTTACTGCAGGTTGCCGTGTCATTGGTTTGCACCCAGAAGAAGTAGAGGCTCCCGAAGGAGTCGTGTCTTTACGCTCTCTTCATGGCGCAAATACTTTTGACGGAGTCTCCGCAGAAATGGTCACACGGTGGTACGAAGAGATCGCACCAGCGGGGATCGTAAAATAG
- the metH gene encoding methionine synthase — protein MSTSVTSSAHNNARTSEFLEALANHVLIGDGAMGTQLQGFDLDVEKDFLDLEGCNEILNHTRPDVLKDIHRAYFEAGADLVETNTFGCNLPNLADYDIADRCRELAYKGTAAAREVADEMGPGRNGMKRFVVGSLGPGTKLPSLGHAPYSDLRGHYKEAALGIIDGGGDAFLIETAQDLLQVKAAVHGVQDAMEELNAVLPIICHVTVETTGTMLMGSEIGAALTALQPLGIDMIGLNCATGPDEMSEHLRYLSKHADIPVSVMPNAGLPVLGKNGAEYPLEAEDLAQALAGFVSEYGLSMVGGCCGTTPEHIRAVRDAVVGIPEQEESALTKISAGPVKQASRNVEEEDSVASLYSSVPLSQETGISMIGERTNSNGSKAFREAMLSGDWEACVDIAKQQTRDGAHMLDLCIDYVGRDGTADMAQLAALLATSSTLPIMIDSTEPEVIRTGLEHLGGRSIVNSVNFEDGDGPESRYQRIMKLVKQHGAAVVALTIDEEGQARTAEHKVRIAERLIADITGSYGLAINDIVVDCLTFPISTGQEETRRDGIETIEAIRELKKRYPDIHTTLGLSNISFGLNPAARQVLNSVFLNECIEAGLDSAIAHSSKILPMNRIDDRQREVALDMVYDRRTEDYDPLQEFMQLFEGVSAADAKDARAEQLAAMPLFERLAQRIIDGDKNGLENDLEAGMKEKSPIAIINEDLLNGMKTVGELFGSGQMQLPFVLQSAETMKTAVAYLEPFMEEEAESTGSAQTAGKGKIVVATVKGDVHDIGKNLVDIILSNNGYDVVNLGIKQPLSAMLEAAQEHNADVIGMSGLLVKSTVVMKDNLQEMNNAGASEYPVILGGAALTRTYVENDLNEVYKGDVYYARDAFEGLRLMDEVMAEKRGEGLDPNSPEAIEQAKKKAERKARNERSRKIAAERKANAAPVVVPERSDVSIDTPTAAPPFWGTRIIKGLPLAEFLGNLDERALFMGQWGLKSARGGNGPSYEELVETEGRPRLRYWLDRLKSEGILDHVALVYGYFPAVAEGDDVVILESADPHAAERMRFNFPRQQRGRFLCIADFIRPREQAIQDGHVDVMPFQLVTMGNPIADFANELFAANEYREYLEVHGIGVQLTEALAEYWHSRVRSELKLNDGASVSDFDPEDKSKFFDLDYRGARFSFGYGSCPNLEDRVKLVELLEPERIGVELSEELQLHPEQSTDAFVLYHPEAKYFNV, from the coding sequence ATGTCTACTTCAGTTACTTCCTCAGCCCACAACAACGCTCGTACCTCAGAGTTTTTAGAGGCGTTGGCAAACCACGTGTTGATTGGCGATGGCGCCATGGGCACTCAGCTTCAAGGTTTTGACCTAGATGTGGAAAAGGATTTCCTCGATTTGGAGGGGTGTAATGAAATTCTTAACCACACTCGTCCTGATGTTTTGAAGGATATCCACCGCGCATATTTTGAAGCAGGCGCCGATCTTGTCGAGACCAACACCTTTGGTTGCAATCTTCCCAACTTGGCGGATTACGATATCGCTGACCGTTGTCGCGAGCTTGCTTATAAGGGCACTGCAGCGGCGAGGGAAGTCGCTGATGAAATGGGGCCAGGCCGAAATGGCATGAAGCGATTCGTGGTGGGTTCACTCGGACCAGGCACCAAGCTTCCGTCACTAGGCCATGCTCCTTATTCTGATCTCCGCGGACACTACAAAGAAGCAGCTCTGGGCATCATTGACGGTGGTGGAGATGCGTTTTTGATTGAAACTGCACAGGATCTCCTGCAGGTGAAGGCTGCAGTGCATGGCGTGCAAGATGCCATGGAAGAACTCAACGCTGTGCTTCCTATCATTTGCCATGTCACTGTAGAGACCACCGGAACAATGCTCATGGGTTCTGAGATCGGTGCCGCGTTGACAGCGCTGCAGCCACTGGGTATCGACATGATTGGTCTGAACTGCGCCACCGGCCCAGATGAGATGAGCGAGCACCTGCGTTACCTGTCCAAGCATGCCGATATTCCTGTGTCTGTGATGCCTAACGCGGGTCTTCCCGTGCTGGGTAAAAACGGTGCAGAATACCCACTGGAGGCTGAGGATTTGGCGCAGGCGCTGGCTGGATTCGTCTCCGAATATGGCCTGTCCATGGTAGGTGGCTGCTGTGGCACCACACCAGAACATATTCGTGCAGTGCGAGATGCCGTGGTGGGAATCCCGGAACAAGAAGAATCCGCTCTGACCAAGATTTCCGCAGGTCCAGTCAAGCAGGCCTCCCGCAACGTGGAGGAAGAGGACTCTGTAGCATCGCTTTATTCCTCAGTGCCGTTGTCTCAAGAGACCGGCATTTCCATGATTGGTGAGCGCACCAACTCCAATGGCTCCAAGGCCTTCCGTGAGGCGATGCTGTCCGGCGATTGGGAAGCCTGCGTGGATATTGCCAAGCAGCAAACCCGCGATGGCGCCCACATGCTTGATCTGTGTATTGATTATGTAGGTCGCGATGGCACTGCGGATATGGCACAGCTTGCAGCACTGCTTGCCACCAGCTCTACATTGCCGATCATGATTGACTCCACGGAGCCTGAGGTTATCCGTACTGGTCTAGAGCACCTGGGTGGCCGAAGCATCGTCAACTCCGTCAACTTTGAAGATGGAGACGGTCCAGAGTCGCGATACCAGCGCATTATGAAATTGGTGAAGCAACATGGTGCTGCTGTGGTGGCCTTGACCATCGATGAAGAAGGCCAGGCTCGTACTGCAGAACATAAGGTACGCATCGCCGAACGTCTTATCGCCGATATCACTGGTAGCTACGGCTTAGCTATCAATGACATTGTGGTTGACTGTCTCACCTTCCCGATTTCTACCGGTCAGGAAGAAACGAGGCGCGATGGTATCGAAACTATTGAAGCAATCCGTGAGCTGAAAAAGCGCTACCCAGATATCCACACGACATTGGGCCTGTCCAATATTTCCTTTGGCCTTAATCCTGCAGCACGCCAGGTGTTGAACTCTGTCTTCCTCAATGAGTGCATTGAGGCCGGTTTGGATTCGGCTATTGCACACAGCTCCAAGATTTTGCCAATGAACCGCATCGATGATCGTCAGCGAGAAGTTGCTCTCGATATGGTTTATGATCGCCGCACCGAGGATTATGATCCGCTACAAGAGTTCATGCAGCTGTTTGAAGGCGTGTCCGCCGCCGATGCTAAAGACGCACGTGCAGAACAACTAGCTGCCATGCCGCTGTTCGAGCGTTTAGCGCAGCGCATCATCGATGGCGATAAAAATGGTCTCGAAAATGATCTAGAAGCAGGCATGAAGGAGAAATCTCCTATTGCGATCATTAACGAAGACCTGCTCAACGGCATGAAAACAGTTGGTGAACTGTTCGGTTCTGGCCAAATGCAGCTGCCATTCGTGTTGCAATCTGCAGAAACCATGAAAACTGCAGTGGCGTATTTGGAGCCTTTCATGGAGGAAGAAGCAGAATCCACTGGATCTGCACAAACTGCAGGCAAAGGCAAGATTGTCGTTGCTACGGTGAAGGGTGATGTGCATGATATCGGTAAAAACCTGGTGGATATCATCTTGTCCAACAACGGCTATGACGTGGTTAATCTTGGCATCAAGCAGCCACTATCAGCCATGCTAGAAGCAGCCCAGGAACACAACGCAGATGTTATCGGCATGTCTGGTTTGCTAGTGAAATCTACTGTGGTGATGAAGGACAACCTTCAGGAGATGAATAATGCGGGTGCCTCTGAATACCCAGTCATCTTAGGTGGTGCTGCACTGACTCGCACCTATGTAGAAAATGACCTCAATGAGGTCTACAAGGGCGATGTTTATTATGCGCGTGATGCTTTCGAAGGCTTGCGGCTCATGGATGAGGTCATGGCTGAAAAGCGTGGCGAAGGACTAGATCCGAACTCGCCAGAAGCCATTGAGCAGGCAAAGAAGAAGGCAGAGCGCAAGGCGCGTAATGAGCGTTCCCGCAAGATTGCTGCAGAACGCAAAGCCAATGCTGCACCTGTCGTTGTTCCTGAGCGCTCCGATGTTTCCATTGACACTCCAACTGCAGCGCCTCCATTCTGGGGCACTCGAATCATCAAGGGCCTCCCACTGGCTGAGTTCTTAGGAAACCTCGATGAACGAGCTCTATTCATGGGGCAGTGGGGTCTAAAATCTGCACGTGGTGGCAACGGGCCAAGCTACGAGGAATTGGTCGAAACTGAAGGCCGTCCACGTTTGCGTTACTGGTTGGATCGCCTGAAATCAGAAGGCATTTTGGACCATGTCGCCTTGGTGTATGGATATTTCCCTGCCGTTGCCGAAGGTGATGATGTGGTCATCTTGGAATCCGCAGATCCTCATGCGGCAGAGCGTATGCGCTTTAACTTCCCACGCCAGCAGCGCGGACGCTTCTTGTGCATCGCAGACTTCATTCGCCCACGTGAACAGGCGATCCAGGACGGCCATGTAGATGTTATGCCGTTCCAATTGGTCACCATGGGTAACCCCATTGCAGATTTCGCCAATGAGCTATTTGCTGCCAATGAATACCGCGAATACTTGGAAGTTCATGGCATTGGTGTGCAGCTCACTGAGGCGTTGGCGGAGTACTGGCACTCCCGAGTGCGCAGTGAACTCAAGCTCAACGATGGTGCCTCCGTGTCAGATTTTGATCCGGAAGATAAGTCCAAGTTCTTTGATCTTGATTATCGTGGCGCGCGTTTCTCCTTCGGTTATGGCTCATGTCCGAATCTGGAAGATCGTGTGAAGCTGGTGGAATTGCTCGAGCCTGAGCGCATCGGAGTTGAGTTGTCGGAAGAGCTACAGCTGCACCCAGAGCAGTCGACTGATGCTTTTGTGCTTTATCATCCAGAGGCGAAGTACTTTAACGTCTAG
- a CDS encoding ArsR/SmtB family transcription factor: MTAQPLALTDLTECCALSTGPLSSDESERYADLFKVLSEPVRLRILSQLAAGGCGPVSVNELTELMELSQPTISHHLKKMTEAGFLERIPEGRVVRHRIRPDLFAELRLVLHIG, from the coding sequence CCTCTAGCATTGACTGACCTAACTGAGTGCTGCGCGCTCTCCACAGGACCTTTAAGTAGCGATGAATCAGAGAGGTACGCCGACCTATTTAAGGTGCTTTCCGAACCAGTTCGTCTGCGGATCCTGTCCCAATTGGCAGCGGGAGGATGCGGGCCAGTCAGCGTCAACGAACTCACAGAGCTAATGGAGTTAAGCCAACCGACGATTTCACATCATTTAAAGAAGATGACTGAAGCCGGCTTCTTGGAACGCATACCTGAAGGGCGAGTGGTCCGACATCGCATCCGTCCAGATCTTTTTGCTGAGCTCCGCCTTGTCTTGCACATCGGCTAA